In the Methanococcus maripaludis genome, one interval contains:
- a CDS encoding zinc finger domain-containing protein, with the protein MKQKCTSCNAEIAPRENATKFLCPNCGKAELVRCEKCRKLSNTYNCPVCGYEGP; encoded by the coding sequence ATGAAACAAAAATGTACTTCCTGCAATGCAGAAATTGCACCTAGAGAAAATGCTACAAAATTCTTGTGCCCTAACTGTGGAAAAGCAGAACTTGTAAGATGCGAAAAATGCAGAAAATTGAGCAACACGTACAACTGCCCAGTATGTGGATACGAAGGTCCTTAA
- a CDS encoding 50S ribosomal protein L14 encodes MKGLGSTIVRSLPNGARLVCADNTGAKELEIIAVKNYTGTVRRLPAGGVGHMVFVSVKKGTPEMRKQVLPAIIIRQKKEYKRADGTRVKFEDNAAVIVTPEGTPKGSEIKGPVSKEAAERWPGVSRLAKIIH; translated from the coding sequence ATGAAAGGACTAGGTTCAACAATCGTAAGATCATTACCGAACGGAGCAAGACTCGTCTGTGCAGATAACACAGGTGCAAAAGAGCTCGAAATAATTGCAGTTAAAAACTACACAGGTACTGTAAGAAGATTACCTGCTGGTGGTGTAGGCCATATGGTTTTCGTTTCAGTGAAAAAAGGTACTCCTGAAATGAGAAAACAGGTTTTACCTGCAATTATCATCAGACAGAAAAAGGAATACAAAAGAGCTGACGGTACAAGAGTAAAATTCGAAGATAACGCAGCTGTTATTGTTACTCCAGAAGGAACACCAAAAGGTTCAGAAATCAAAGGTCCAGTTTCAAAAGAAGCTGCTGAAAGATGGCCTGGTGTTTCAAGATTAGCTAAAATTATTCACTAA
- the rnp1 gene encoding ribonuclease P protein component 1, translating into MKLSQNILRHELIGLNLEVVKSTDFSLISTKGRVINETRNTLVLEKENGKEITVVKEISTFRIQFEFDDVVKVDIDGRLLVGRPEDRLKRKIKQLYSY; encoded by the coding sequence ATGAAATTGTCACAAAATATATTGAGACATGAATTAATTGGATTAAACCTTGAAGTTGTAAAATCTACTGATTTCAGTTTAATTTCAACAAAAGGTAGAGTAATTAATGAGACTAGAAACACGCTAGTTCTTGAAAAAGAAAACGGCAAGGAAATTACCGTTGTGAAAGAAATTTCGACATTTCGAATTCAGTTTGAGTTTGATGATGTTGTAAAAGTAGACATTGACGGAAGACTACTTGTTGGACGACCTGAAGATAGGTTGAAAAGAAAAATAAAACAACTCTACTCGTACTAA
- a CDS encoding 30S ribosomal protein S4e, whose amino-acid sequence MAIKGPRKHLKRLAAPANWQLPRKVKAFTVRPSPGPHSMDKSLPLLLVVRDVLKYADNAREAKKIIQTGKILIDGLKRKEYKHPAGLMDVLSIPEMDENYLVLFDESGRISLKKTDKTDAKLCKIVNKTVIKGGHIQLNLHDGRNQIVKVSDATKAEEDVYKTGDSVLVSIPEQSIVGHVAFGEGKLAYVTGGKHVGEFAKIVEVENRALYSDIVTLENKDGEKFKTVKPYVFIVGQDEPVISM is encoded by the coding sequence ATGGCAATTAAAGGACCTAGAAAACATCTTAAAAGATTGGCTGCTCCAGCAAATTGGCAACTTCCTAGAAAAGTAAAAGCATTTACTGTAAGACCATCACCTGGACCACACTCAATGGATAAATCTTTACCTTTATTGTTAGTTGTAAGAGACGTATTAAAATACGCTGACAACGCAAGAGAAGCTAAAAAAATTATCCAAACGGGAAAAATCTTAATCGATGGATTAAAAAGAAAGGAATACAAACACCCTGCTGGATTAATGGATGTTTTATCAATCCCTGAAATGGATGAAAACTACCTTGTATTATTTGACGAAAGCGGAAGAATCAGCTTGAAAAAAACTGACAAAACCGATGCAAAATTATGCAAAATCGTGAACAAAACTGTTATAAAAGGCGGTCACATTCAATTAAACCTTCACGATGGTAGAAACCAGATTGTAAAAGTTTCAGACGCTACAAAAGCTGAAGAAGATGTTTACAAAACAGGAGACAGCGTTTTAGTTTCAATTCCAGAACAGTCAATTGTTGGACATGTTGCATTCGGCGAAGGAAAATTAGCATACGTAACTGGCGGTAAACACGTTGGAGAATTTGCTAAAATCGTTGAAGTGGAAAACAGAGCATTGTACTCAGATATTGTAACTTTAGAAAACAAAGATGGCGAGAAATTTAAAACCGTTAAGCCTTACGTATTTATCGTAGGTCAAGACGAGCCAGTAATTTCGATGTAA
- a CDS encoding 50S ribosomal protein L6 — MPVAALIREEIEIPENVNVEVNGSTVAVKSGAKELKRDLLYPGIEISTEDGKVVIECTFPRKAQTAIVGTYRSHIQNMITGVTDGFEYKLVIRYAHFPMKVSAKGNTVTIDNFLGEKYTRTAKIMDGVTVKVSGEEVIVSGANKEFVGQTAANIEQATKVKGRDTRIFQDGIYIVEKAGKVL, encoded by the coding sequence ATGCCAGTTGCAGCTTTAATAAGGGAAGAAATCGAAATTCCTGAAAACGTCAACGTTGAAGTTAACGGCAGCACAGTTGCTGTTAAATCAGGTGCAAAAGAACTTAAAAGAGATTTGTTGTACCCTGGAATCGAAATAAGCACAGAAGACGGAAAAGTTGTTATTGAGTGTACATTCCCAAGAAAAGCACAAACTGCAATTGTTGGAACCTACAGATCACACATTCAAAACATGATCACAGGTGTTACTGACGGATTTGAATACAAATTAGTAATCAGATACGCTCACTTCCCAATGAAAGTTAGTGCTAAAGGAAACACTGTAACCATTGACAACTTCTTAGGAGAAAAATACACCAGAACTGCTAAAATCATGGATGGAGTCACTGTAAAAGTTAGTGGTGAAGAAGTGATTGTAAGTGGAGCTAACAAAGAATTTGTTGGTCAAACCGCTGCAAACATCGAACAAGCTACTAAAGTTAAAGGAAGAGACACAAGAATATTCCAAGATGGCATCTACATTGTAGAAAAAGCAGGCAAGGTATTATAA
- a CDS encoding 50S ribosomal protein L5: MSFQEVWEKEPMKKPRIQKVTVNFGVGEAGDRLTIGAKVIEELTGQSPVRTLAKQTNPAFGIRKKLPIGLKVTLRGKNAEEFLGNAFSAFKTCGKVLYASSFDQVGNFSFGVPEHIDFPGQKYDPSIGIYGMDICVTFEKSGYRVKSRKVKRSHIPKKHLVTKDEAIEYIQAKFDTEVVRE; the protein is encoded by the coding sequence ATGTCATTCCAAGAAGTTTGGGAAAAAGAACCTATGAAAAAACCAAGAATCCAAAAAGTCACAGTAAACTTCGGTGTAGGTGAAGCTGGAGATAGGTTAACAATAGGTGCAAAAGTTATTGAAGAACTCACTGGCCAATCACCAGTAAGGACTTTAGCTAAACAGACAAACCCTGCATTTGGTATCAGAAAAAAGTTACCAATTGGATTAAAAGTAACATTAAGAGGAAAGAACGCTGAAGAATTCCTCGGAAATGCATTCAGTGCATTTAAAACATGTGGTAAAGTACTCTATGCGTCATCATTTGATCAGGTTGGAAACTTCTCATTTGGTGTTCCTGAACATATTGACTTCCCAGGTCAAAAGTACGACCCATCAATTGGAATCTATGGTATGGATATCTGTGTAACCTTTGAAAAATCAGGATACAGAGTAAAATCCAGAAAAGTTAAAAGAAGCCACATTCCAAAGAAACACTTAGTTACCAAAGACGAAGCTATCGAATACATCCAAGCTAAATTCGATACTGAAGTAGTCAGGGAATAA
- the rpmC gene encoding 50S ribosomal protein L29: MAILKASEIRELSAEEMKGKIAELKRELMKEGVNKSTGGAPSNPGKISEIKRTIARILTIMNEKEAQAKNA, translated from the coding sequence ATGGCGATCTTAAAAGCTAGCGAGATAAGGGAACTTTCAGCTGAAGAAATGAAAGGAAAAATCGCAGAATTAAAAAGAGAATTAATGAAAGAAGGTGTAAACAAGTCAACAGGCGGTGCACCTTCAAACCCAGGTAAGATCAGCGAAATCAAAAGAACAATCGCAAGAATCTTAACAATCATGAATGAAAAAGAAGCTCAAGCAAAAAATGCTTAA
- a CDS encoding 30S ribosomal protein S8, with protein sequence MSLMDPLANALNHVSNCESVGKNVAYLKPASKLIGRVLNVMQDQGYIGNFEYIEDGKAGVYKVDLIGQINKCGAVKPRFAVKNHDFEKFEKRYLPAKGFGLLIVSTPKGLMTHDEARNAGVGGRLISYIY encoded by the coding sequence ATGAGTTTAATGGACCCTCTTGCAAACGCATTAAACCACGTATCCAACTGCGAAAGTGTGGGTAAAAACGTAGCTTACTTGAAACCTGCTTCAAAATTAATTGGAAGAGTTCTAAATGTTATGCAGGATCAAGGATACATTGGAAACTTCGAATACATTGAAGACGGAAAAGCGGGTGTCTACAAAGTTGATTTAATCGGACAAATCAACAAGTGTGGAGCTGTAAAGCCTAGATTCGCAGTTAAAAACCATGACTTCGAAAAATTCGAAAAGAGATACTTACCAGCTAAAGGTTTCGGATTGTTAATCGTAAGTACCCCAAAAGGATTAATGACACATGACGAAGCTAGAAACGCTGGAGTAGGTGGAAGATTAATTTCCTACATATACTAA
- the rplX gene encoding 50S ribosomal protein L24: MVLTNSKQPRKQRKALYNAPLHLRNSVMAAMLSKELKEKFNKNSLPVKKGDTVKVLRGNFKGIEGEVSKVDYAGYKIIVEGVVNKKQDGTETAYPIHPSNVMITKLDESDEKRFKNSSN; encoded by the coding sequence ATGGTTTTGACAAACTCAAAACAGCCAAGAAAACAAAGAAAAGCACTCTATAACGCACCTTTACATTTAAGAAATAGCGTTATGGCTGCAATGTTATCAAAAGAATTAAAAGAAAAATTCAATAAAAACTCCCTTCCTGTGAAAAAAGGAGATACTGTAAAAGTACTCAGAGGAAATTTCAAAGGAATTGAAGGAGAAGTTTCAAAAGTTGACTACGCAGGATACAAAATCATTGTTGAAGGGGTAGTTAACAAAAAACAAGATGGAACTGAAACAGCATATCCAATTCATCCATCAAATGTTATGATTACCAAATTGGACGAATCAGACGAAAAGAGATTTAAAAATTCAAGTAACTAA
- a CDS encoding 50S ribosomal protein L22: protein MAKLKYKVEADPKNTARAMGRTLRISRKHAIELCRELSGMKLDAAVAYLNRVIALETPVPFKVHNKDLPHRKGKIGTHSGRFPQKASLEILQVLDNAKKNAEQKGLNTEKLRIKHISSNRGFTIKRYMPRAFGRASPKNQETIHIQVILEEFY, encoded by the coding sequence ATGGCTAAACTAAAATACAAAGTTGAAGCTGACCCAAAAAACACTGCGAGAGCTATGGGCAGAACTTTAAGAATATCAAGAAAACATGCTATTGAACTTTGCAGAGAATTATCTGGAATGAAATTAGATGCTGCTGTTGCATACTTAAACAGAGTAATCGCATTAGAAACACCAGTTCCATTCAAAGTTCACAACAAAGACTTACCACACAGAAAAGGAAAAATTGGAACACACTCAGGTAGATTCCCACAGAAAGCTTCGCTAGAAATCTTACAAGTTTTAGACAACGCTAAGAAAAACGCTGAGCAAAAAGGATTAAACACAGAAAAATTAAGAATCAAACACATATCATCAAACAGAGGCTTCACAATTAAAAGATATATGCCAAGAGCATTTGGTAGAGCAAGCCCTAAAAACCAAGAAACAATACACATCCAAGTAATCCTTGAAGAATTCTACTAA
- a CDS encoding 30S ribosomal protein S5, producing MAEKKAEKRAEKRKFNTEAWEPKTQIGRMVKEGTISDINYIMDKGLPLLEPEIVDALLPDLEEQVLDVKLVQRMHKSGRRARYRATVVVGNKNGYVGVGMGKSKEVGPAIRKAIAHAKLSLIKVRIGCGSWECGCGYPHSIPFTAKGACGSVKVELLPAPRGVGLVAGNVAKAVLGLAGIKDAWTKTFGDTRTTYNFAEATFDALNNLNFVRCLPAQKEKLGLTEGRVL from the coding sequence ATGGCTGAAAAAAAGGCTGAAAAAAGAGCTGAAAAAAGAAAATTCAATACCGAAGCTTGGGAACCAAAAACCCAAATCGGTAGAATGGTTAAGGAAGGAACAATTTCAGACATTAACTACATTATGGATAAAGGTCTTCCCTTATTAGAACCTGAAATTGTTGATGCACTCTTACCCGATCTAGAAGAGCAAGTTTTGGACGTTAAATTGGTTCAAAGAATGCACAAATCTGGAAGAAGAGCAAGATACAGAGCAACTGTTGTTGTAGGTAACAAAAACGGATACGTTGGAGTAGGCATGGGTAAATCAAAAGAAGTTGGCCCTGCTATCAGAAAAGCAATTGCTCACGCAAAATTATCATTAATCAAAGTTAGAATTGGCTGCGGTTCATGGGAATGCGGTTGCGGATACCCTCACTCAATCCCATTCACAGCTAAAGGAGCTTGTGGTAGCGTTAAGGTAGAATTACTTCCTGCACCTAGGGGTGTTGGTTTAGTTGCTGGTAACGTTGCAAAAGCTGTTTTAGGTCTTGCAGGAATAAAAGATGCATGGACTAAAACATTTGGTGACACAAGAACCACATACAACTTTGCTGAAGCTACATTCGATGCATTAAACAACTTAAACTTCGTAAGATGCTTACCTGCACAAAAGGAAAAATTAGGTCTTACAGAAGGAAGAGTACTCTAA
- the mfnE gene encoding [5-(aminomethyl)furan-3-yl]methyl phosphate kinase: MVIVYVVKIGGSLTYNAEKLLESLKQSCEKIVIIPGGGSFANSIRNLHENEKINEISAHKLATMCTDITGTYFSEISGIKTADNLFDAKKILQNESIVIILPSKIILSTDELPCSWEVTSDSFAGYIAKLLKSKTLIIATDVDGIYDKYPEGKLLNTINTKTIKGFTSVDKHLPKLISEYGIKCFVVNGNHPERINNIFKGVSDTYTKITLK, encoded by the coding sequence AAAATTGGCGGAAGTTTAACATATAACGCGGAAAAACTTCTTGAAAGCCTTAAACAGTCTTGCGAAAAAATTGTAATTATCCCTGGTGGCGGAAGTTTCGCAAATTCTATTCGAAATCTTCATGAAAATGAAAAAATTAACGAAATTTCTGCACACAAACTCGCAACAATGTGCACAGATATAACAGGAACCTATTTTTCCGAAATTTCGGGGATAAAAACAGCAGATAATCTTTTTGATGCAAAAAAAATCCTCCAAAATGAAAGTATAGTTATAATACTTCCATCAAAAATTATACTTAGTACTGATGAACTGCCCTGTTCTTGGGAAGTTACTTCTGATTCTTTTGCCGGATATATTGCAAAATTATTAAAATCTAAAACACTAATTATAGCCACCGACGTCGACGGAATTTATGATAAATATCCTGAGGGAAAACTATTAAATACAATAAATACAAAAACGATTAAAGGTTTTACGTCTGTGGATAAACACCTACCAAAACTTATATCCGAATACGGCATTAAGTGCTTTGTTGTTAACGGAAATCATCCTGAGAGAATAAATAACATTTTTAAAGGCGTATCTGATACGTATACGAAAATAACCTTGAAATAA
- a CDS encoding 30S ribosomal protein S14 — translation MTKTPFKTKFGQGSKVCKRCGRKGPGIIRKYGLNLCRQCFRELAPKLGFKKYD, via the coding sequence ATGACAAAAACACCATTTAAGACAAAATTCGGCCAAGGTTCTAAAGTTTGCAAAAGATGCGGAAGAAAAGGGCCAGGAATTATCAGAAAATACGGATTAAATTTATGCAGACAATGCTTCAGAGAATTAGCACCAAAATTAGGATTTAAAAAGTACGATTAA
- a CDS encoding 30S ribosomal protein S17, which produces MSNIGIDVKAPEHVCEDPNCPFHGTLSVRGQIFEGTVTSDKGHDTIVLKREVTGYISKYERYEKRTTSLVAHNPACIKAKVGDTVKVMECRPISKTKSFVVIEKTENLE; this is translated from the coding sequence ATGTCAAACATTGGAATCGATGTAAAAGCTCCTGAACACGTTTGTGAAGATCCTAACTGTCCGTTCCACGGTACTTTATCCGTAAGAGGACAAATATTCGAAGGAACCGTTACAAGTGACAAAGGACACGACACAATCGTGCTCAAAAGAGAAGTTACTGGATACATATCCAAGTACGAAAGATACGAAAAAAGAACAACTTCATTGGTTGCACACAACCCTGCATGCATCAAAGCAAAAGTTGGCGACACTGTGAAAGTTATGGAATGCAGGCCTATCAGTAAAACAAAGTCATTTGTTGTAATTGAAAAAACTGAAAACCTGGAATAA
- a CDS encoding 50S ribosomal protein L18, translated as MAKNAKFRVPFRRRREGKTDFRQRLGLLLSGKPRLVARKSLNNVIAQLMAYDEKGDVVLVSAHSRELVKMGYKGHCGNLPAAYLTGLLLGKKAVKEGAEEAILDKGLHRATKGAAIFAVLKGALDAGMDIPHGDEIIADEERLNGTHVKNYAESLKEDADAYKKQFSKYLEKGLNPEDLPEHVEELKEKILNL; from the coding sequence ATGGCAAAGAACGCCAAATTCAGAGTTCCTTTTAGAAGAAGAAGAGAAGGAAAAACTGATTTCAGACAAAGGTTAGGATTATTATTGTCTGGCAAACCTAGATTAGTTGCGAGAAAATCCTTAAACAATGTGATCGCTCAGCTTATGGCATACGATGAAAAAGGGGACGTTGTTTTAGTTTCAGCACACTCCAGAGAACTCGTTAAAATGGGTTACAAAGGCCACTGCGGAAATTTACCTGCAGCATACTTAACAGGTTTATTGTTAGGTAAAAAGGCTGTTAAAGAAGGAGCAGAAGAAGCTATATTAGACAAAGGTCTTCACAGAGCTACCAAAGGAGCTGCAATTTTCGCTGTTTTAAAAGGCGCACTCGATGCAGGTATGGATATACCTCACGGTGATGAAATCATCGCAGATGAAGAAAGATTAAACGGAACTCACGTTAAAAATTACGCAGAATCTTTAAAAGAAGATGCTGATGCGTACAAAAAACAGTTCTCAAAATACTTAGAAAAAGGATTAAACCCAGAAGACTTGCCAGAACACGTTGAAGAACTGAAAGAAAAAATCCTTAACTTATAA
- a CDS encoding 50S ribosomal protein L32e has protein sequence MSEFKRLMRLKLKMKQKRPEFKRQDWFKCSRIGTSWRRPFGKHSGMRIGLTHRAAVATVGYRGPALVRGLHPSGLQDILVNNVKELVAINPEIQGARIAATVGKRKRIEIVKKANELGIRVFNVSKQKQEEFLSL, from the coding sequence ATGAGTGAATTCAAAAGATTAATGAGATTAAAACTCAAAATGAAACAGAAAAGACCTGAATTTAAAAGACAGGACTGGTTCAAGTGTTCAAGAATTGGAACTAGCTGGAGAAGACCTTTTGGTAAACACAGCGGTATGAGAATAGGATTGACACATAGGGCTGCTGTTGCTACAGTAGGTTACAGAGGACCTGCTCTTGTTAGAGGTTTACACCCATCAGGCTTACAAGATATTCTTGTTAACAACGTAAAAGAATTAGTTGCAATAAACCCTGAAATTCAAGGTGCAAGAATTGCAGCTACCGTTGGTAAAAGAAAAAGAATAGAAATCGTTAAAAAAGCTAATGAATTAGGAATTAGAGTATTTAACGTATCCAAACAAAAACAGGAAGAATTCTTAAGTTTATAA
- a CDS encoding uL15 family ribosomal protein: MIRKSKKITKMRGSRTCGYGEAKKHRGAGHRGGRGNAGHQKHKWLSVCKFNPDYFGKYGFNRNPGLIKQLETINIGELEEYILKYKDAFQVEDGKVVVDATEIGYEKVLGKGRISTAMVVKAVEFSEGAKEKIEAAGGEFVEL, translated from the coding sequence ATGATTAGAAAAAGCAAAAAAATCACGAAAATGAGAGGCTCCAGAACCTGCGGATATGGAGAAGCTAAAAAACATAGAGGCGCTGGCCACAGAGGTGGTAGGGGTAACGCTGGTCACCAGAAACATAAATGGTTGTCAGTCTGTAAATTCAATCCTGATTACTTCGGTAAATACGGATTCAACAGAAACCCCGGCCTTATAAAACAGTTAGAAACTATTAACATTGGAGAATTGGAAGAATACATCTTAAAATACAAAGATGCATTCCAAGTAGAAGATGGAAAAGTTGTAGTTGATGCTACCGAAATCGGATACGAAAAAGTTCTCGGAAAAGGAAGAATCTCAACCGCAATGGTTGTAAAAGCAGTTGAATTCTCTGAAGGAGCTAAAGAAAAAATTGAGGCTGCCGGTGGAGAATTTGTTGAATTATAA
- the yciH gene encoding stress response translation initiation inhibitor YciH produces MPEICPICGLPKDLCVCEEIAKEEQKIKVYVTKRRFGKLMTVVDGFDADLIDVKDLAKKLKDICACGGTVKKDSIELQGDHRRKAEETLIKMGFSKDMIDVR; encoded by the coding sequence ATGCCAGAGATTTGTCCTATATGTGGTTTACCAAAAGATTTGTGTGTCTGTGAAGAGATTGCAAAGGAAGAACAGAAAATTAAAGTTTACGTAACTAAAAGAAGGTTTGGTAAGCTGATGACAGTCGTCGACGGCTTTGATGCGGACTTGATTGATGTAAAAGATTTGGCTAAAAAGTTAAAAGATATATGTGCTTGTGGCGGAACTGTAAAGAAAGATTCTATCGAGTTACAGGGAGACCACAGGAGAAAAGCTGAAGAAACCCTTATTAAAATGGGATTCTCAAAAGATATGATTGATGTAAGATAA
- a CDS encoding 30S ribosomal protein S3 — protein MIERTFVGENVSETLIDEYFKTKLVRAGYSHIDLKKTPIGTRITVFAEKPGFVIGRKGKMVKELTETLSTEYAVNNPQIEVKQVESPDLDPAIVGHKIASSLERGMHFRKTAHSAIRRVMGSGAKGVSIIVSGKLSGERSRTEKFMDGYMKHCGEPAEALVNKSHQLAKLKLGVVGVTVKIMKPDVSLPDEITILSGEIKEVTEYSEASQE, from the coding sequence ATGATTGAAAGAACATTTGTTGGAGAAAATGTTTCCGAAACATTAATCGACGAATACTTTAAAACTAAATTAGTTAGAGCAGGATACAGCCACATCGACCTTAAAAAAACACCGATTGGGACTAGAATAACTGTATTCGCTGAAAAACCAGGTTTCGTTATCGGAAGAAAAGGAAAAATGGTTAAAGAATTAACAGAAACTCTTTCAACGGAATACGCTGTTAACAACCCTCAAATTGAAGTTAAACAGGTTGAAAGCCCAGATTTAGATCCTGCAATCGTAGGTCACAAAATCGCATCTTCATTAGAAAGAGGAATGCACTTTAGAAAAACAGCTCACTCAGCAATAAGAAGAGTTATGGGCTCCGGTGCAAAAGGTGTTTCTATTATCGTTTCTGGAAAATTATCCGGAGAAAGATCAAGAACTGAAAAATTCATGGATGGATACATGAAACACTGTGGTGAACCTGCTGAAGCACTCGTAAACAAATCACACCAGTTAGCAAAATTAAAACTCGGTGTTGTAGGAGTTACTGTAAAAATCATGAAACCTGATGTATCATTACCTGATGAAATCACAATTTTATCCGGCGAAATCAAAGAAGTTACTGAATATAGTGAAGCATCCCAAGAATAA
- a CDS encoding 50S ribosomal protein L30 has translation MAYAVVRVRGSVGVRGNIADTMKMLRLHRVNHCVVIPDNEHYTGMIKKVKDYVTYGEIDKDTLVALILKRGRLPGNKRLTEELVKELTELPVEELAEKIIAGEIKIKDTPIKPVFRLHPPRKGYDRAGVKKGFSIGGALGYRSGKINDLLNKMM, from the coding sequence ATGGCTTACGCAGTTGTAAGAGTCAGAGGAAGCGTAGGTGTTAGAGGAAACATCGCAGATACCATGAAGATGTTGAGATTACACCGAGTAAACCACTGTGTTGTAATTCCAGACAATGAACACTACACTGGAATGATAAAAAAAGTTAAAGATTATGTAACCTACGGTGAAATCGATAAAGATACACTCGTAGCTTTAATTCTAAAAAGAGGAAGACTTCCTGGAAACAAAAGATTAACTGAAGAACTCGTAAAAGAGTTAACAGAACTTCCAGTTGAAGAGTTAGCTGAAAAAATAATTGCTGGCGAAATCAAAATAAAAGATACGCCAATCAAACCAGTATTCAGATTACACCCTCCAAGAAAAGGATACGATAGAGCAGGAGTCAAAAAAGGATTCTCAATTGGCGGTGCCTTAGGTTACAGATCTGGTAAAATCAACGATTTATTGAATAAAATGATGTAA
- a CDS encoding elongation factor 1-beta, producing the protein MATVIAKVKVMPTSPEVDKESLKATLKELVENNDAKCRGVSDEPLAFGLYTVFVMVEMEEKEGGMDPIEEAMNALENVESAEVVELSLV; encoded by the coding sequence ATGGCTACAGTTATCGCAAAAGTAAAAGTAATGCCTACAAGCCCAGAAGTAGACAAAGAATCCTTGAAAGCAACATTGAAAGAACTCGTTGAAAACAACGATGCAAAATGTAGAGGAGTTTCCGACGAACCACTTGCATTTGGACTTTACACAGTATTTGTAATGGTTGAAATGGAAGAAAAAGAAGGCGGAATGGACCCTATCGAAGAAGCTATGAACGCTTTAGAAAATGTAGAAAGCGCTGAAGTAGTTGAACTTTCACTCGTTTAA
- a CDS encoding 50S ribosomal protein L19e, with amino-acid sequence MDVSTQRRIAAAVLDCGIDRVWIDPENLEKVKMAITKDDIRLLINDGVIVKKQEKGISSARKKEVQEQKRKGKRKGPGSRKGAKGARTPKKEKWMNTIRPLRKMLKDLRENEKIERSAYRKLYRMAKGGAFRSRNHMKLYMKEHGILAE; translated from the coding sequence ATGGATGTATCAACCCAAAGAAGAATTGCTGCAGCTGTTTTGGATTGCGGTATCGATAGGGTATGGATTGATCCTGAAAACCTGGAAAAAGTCAAAATGGCCATCACAAAAGATGACATTAGACTTTTAATTAACGATGGAGTCATTGTTAAGAAACAGGAAAAAGGAATCAGTAGCGCTAGGAAAAAAGAAGTTCAAGAACAGAAGAGAAAAGGAAAGAGAAAAGGTCCTGGTTCAAGAAAAGGGGCTAAAGGTGCAAGAACTCCTAAAAAAGAAAAATGGATGAACACCATCAGGCCACTTAGAAAAATGCTGAAAGACTTAAGAGAAAATGAAAAAATCGAAAGATCAGCATACAGAAAACTCTACAGAATGGCTAAAGGTGGCGCATTCAGAAGTAGAAATCACATGAAGTTATACATGAAAGAACACGGAATTTTAGCTGAATAA